AACCATGCGCGGCATTGCCCAGATGCAGTCCGGTCGGACGATTGACCAGCCCCTGCCCCGCCACCGCGATCAGCGGCTCCAGCGCGTCGCGCGCCGTGGTCACACGCGTCAGTGCGTAGCCGCTGACAAAGGGCAAAGCTGGTTGCGCCTGCAGTTCGACGCCATGCGCGGTTGCGATAGCGCTGGCCAGTTCATCACTGGACAGCCCCCCCAGCCGCCCGGTCAGCCAATGGCCGTTGCGATGGTTCACGCCATCGGACCAGACTGCACTGAGCGCCGGAAAGGCCGGATATGGCCGGGCGTCCCAGCTCCAGTGATAGATCCGGTCGGTATCGAGCATGCCGGGTGGATTGTTGCCGCCATCGCGCCAATGCGCCTGATGCGCGCGCAGAACCTGACGCTGGATCAACGGGTCCGGCAGACCGCTGGAAAGGTACGGACGCCCGCTTTCCGCGCTCTTGTCGTCGCCGAAAATATTGGGCTGGTTGGCGCCCTTGTCGACGGCGCCGCAGCCCAGTTCCGTTAGCCAGATTGGCTTTGCGCCCGGCACCCAGGCGGTTGGCGTGCCGCTGCGTACCCCATTGGGACGATCATGGTGCGGCTGGCTCCACCAGTTCGCGATATCCTTGAAACGCCAGACCCAGGGCTCCCCATAGGCACCATCGCTGATCGGCGTACGGATCTGGCTGAGCCGGTCAGCAGTGCTGGCATAGAACCAGTCATAGCCCTCGCCACCGGCGATATTGCCCTGCAGATAGGCCAGATCGTGCCCGGTATCGGACGAGCTCGCGTCGGCATGGCCGGTGCCGTCGCGCCAATCGGCCAGCGGCATGTAGTTGTCGATCCCTACCGCATCGATATTGGCCGAGGCCCAGAGCGGGTCGAGATGGAAGAACTTTTCGCCGTCAGGCTGGTAGCCCGCATATTCGCTCCAGTCGGCGGCGTAGGTCAGCTTGGTGTCCGGCCCGACAATGGCGCGCACGTCGCTGGCCAAACTCACCAGCGCATCGACAAAGGGAAAGCTGTTTCCAGCCCCGCGTACCGTGCTGATGCCCACCATTTCCGAGCCGATAATCAGGGCGTCGACGCCGCCGGCAGCCACCGCCAGTCCGGCATAATGCAGTGCCATCAGCCGGTGGGCCGCAGCAAAGCTTGCCACTTGCGCGCTCGCAGCCGCACTCTGGTCGGGCGAGCCGGGCTGGCCCGGCGCCGGGTCACAGGTGATGCGCCCGCGCCAGGGATAGCTTGGCTGCGCTGCGCCACCATAGGGATTGGGCAGCATATTGTCCGTCGGGACATCCATCATGATGAGCGGATAGAGCGTCACCGACAGGCCACGCGCCTTGAGATCGGCAATCGCGGCCAGCACCGCGCTGTCCGAGGGCGTGCCCCCATAGGCCGCGCTGCCATTGTGGCTGGATACCACCGGCACATCGCCGCGTGCCAATCCCGCCACCGACCAGTCCGTATCGAGCATGGGCCGGTGCGCCGCCTCGACGCGCGGGCCGATGCTGCACTGGCCGCAGCGTAGATCATCGCCGAACCAGGCGACCACCAGCGCGACGTGCTGCAGGTTCGGACAAAGCGCTGTCAGCTCGTCGATCGACCAGCTCCAGTCGCTGACATGGGGGAAGACGTGGGTATTCTCCCCCACCGTTTCGCCCGGCCCGGCCAGTCGCACGCGCGGCGTCGGATCATAGCCGAACTCTGTCGCGCCGGGGATCACCGTTACCGCCCGAATATTGGCTTCGAGGTCGCCCACGACCCGGCAGAGCTCGACCGAGAGCTGGGGAATGCGATTGCCGAAACGGTTGAGCGGGAGTTGCTCGACCACCAGATAGCAAAGCCCGCGATAGGCGGGCGCGGTGCCTTGGGTCGCTTCAATCAACCCGTCAGGCAATTGATCCTCAGTGCCCCGATAAAACCGCAGCGTCAGACCCTCGGGGTCAAGCAATTGCCCGTCAGCCCAGATACGGCCGAGCCGATGCACTTCGCCCTCGCAGAAGGCCACGGCAAAGCTGGCGCCGACCGCGTCCTGGGTCTGATCGCCGCCAAAGCCTTTGGCCCCGGCATTTTCACCACCCAGCAGTTCCAGCTCGCGGGCCCAGATAATATTGCCTGCGAGCCGGCTCCAGCCAAACAGACGCGGCACCGCCCCGCCTTCGCTGGACCCCTGCAGCCGAATGTCGACGCCGCCCGTCTCGGGCTTTTCACCAAACAGCGCATTGTCGAGCGCACTGCCAGCCAACGCGCCCAGCGCCCGGCCGATGGTGGCACCAATGGGCCCGCCAACCAGCCCGCCGACAGCCTGTCCAGCCAGCGAAAGCGCGAGAGTGGCCATGAGATATTCCTGTGATTGAGGATAAAGGCTGCCTAGTCCTCAGCAAGGCACCCCGGAAACCGGAACCGCCCCGCGACCCGGCGCGCCCAGGCTTCGGTCAGGTTGGCCTCAACAACGCCGAGCCGCTCCTGCGCGTGGATAAACCGCGTTGGCGAAATCAGGATGCCGCAATGCTTGGGTTCGTGCCCGGCCAGCCTGAACAGCACCACCTGCCCGGTTCCCAGCGTGCCATGCTCGACCAGCAGCAGCGCTTCAGCTGCCACCCGCAGGGCCCCGGCATTCAGCGGATCGCGCAGATCGGCGCGATAGGGCGGCACCGCCATGGGTTCGCTGCCATACAGCGCCCGCCACACACCGCGCAGCAGGCCCAGGCAATCGCACCCTGCCCCAATTGTCGCCGCCTGATGCCGATAGGGCGTGCCCAGAAAGGCGCGCGCTGCCGTGACCACCGCATCGGGGTTCACGGCACCACCGCCCGTCCATCGAGCGCGTCGCCATTGCGCGGATGGCGCAGCACGTAGTCGCTGCCCGGAATATGCGGGAAGCCACGAAAATTGACCGCATTGTCGAACTTGGCCTGACAGGTGGAAAAGCGTCGGTCGCAACCCGCAGTGACGCCGAACGTATCGCCCACCGCCACCCAGTCGCCTATCCGGGTGCTGAACGCCAGCACATCCGCACTGCCCAGCCGCGCATGGTTCACCACCGCGTCGCTTAGACCATCGCGTTTGCCATCGCTCCACAGCACCGTGCCAAAGCTGAACCAGCCCTCAGCAAAGCCCTCCAGCCCGGTCACGACCGCGCGATAGGGATCATCCAGTGCCGTCACCGTGGCAGAGCCCTGCAGGCTGGGCATCGCCAGCGTCACCCCACAGCGCGCATCGCCCACACGGGCATCGCACAGGCTCTGATAGATCCGGCCATGCGTCGCGTTAAGCCCCTGCTGGGCCGAGCGCAGTTCGGCACGAAATACCCCGTCCTCGCGCACAACCTCGCCAATGCTGTCGCGCCGCAGCAGCAGGCGCTGGCTCACATCGCTCCAGTTCACCCGCCAGGTCTGAACCTGGGCGCCATCATAGCGCCCGAGCAGAATATCGTCTTCGCTGATCACCTCGGCGCTGAGCACGCCGAGCACCTCGCTGGTCTGCACCTGCGCGCCCAACCGCGCCGGCACCTCGCTGCCATCGAGCCCATTGGCCGGCGTATAGTCTGTGCCATCAAAACTCAGAACCCGGTCATGATCGGTAAAGCCGAGCACCACGCCATCGCCCCGCGTCAGCTTCCAGCAATGGCACAGCGTGGTCTCGCTCTGCGCCAGATGCGCCGCCAGCCCGATATCGAGCGTTCTCATGGCAGAATCTCCACTAGCGGAATGCTGGGCACTTCGGCACCATCGAAGCTGGTCAGTTCGACATCGAGCCGGTCGGTGTCAAAGCGGACCGGCACGTCAAACAGAAACCCGGCGGTGACCGCCACACCCAGCCCCGGCGCCATATCAAAGCTGACCAATCCCGTGGTCAGATCAACCGTCCAGCCACTGAGCTGCTCCGCCCCGTCGAGCGCCACCCGCACCGAACCCGATACGGGCCGCGTGATGGGCCGCAGATAGGGATCAAAATCAGCGCCATAGCGCTTGGTCAGTGCAAAGCCGGTCTGCGCCCCGTCCCCGGTGCCGATCGCCTGATCCAGCGGGCCTGGCATTGTCCCCGCACTGGAGAAGTCGAGCCCATCATGCCACAGAAAGCCATGCAGCCGGCCACGCCGCTCCTCGAAGAAAGCCAGCACCGCCGCCATATCGGCGCGTGATTTGACGCCATAACCCGCATTGTAGCGCCGCCGCGAATAGTGCCAGCGTCCATTGCGCTGCTCACCACCACCGGCCAGCGTGACCACATCGGTTCTGCGCTCCGGCCCACCCCGCGCCCCCAGCGCGACATCAAGCGGGAAACGGATGGAATGAAAGGCCATGAAGATCTCCAACTGCTGCGCACCCCCACCCAACCTCCCCCGGAAGGGGGAGGTTGGTGAAAGGTGCTCGATCTTGGTTCCGCCTCCGGGCCATCCCTCCCCCTTCAGGGAGAGGTTAGGTGGGGTATTGCTAGCTCGCGCGCGTGCCGCGCTTGACGGCGCGCAACAGCATGGCGCTGAGCTCAGCCTCGCTCGCGGCGAAGCTGCGGGCATCACTGGCCGTCACATTGAACGTCACATTGATCGCGCCGCCTCCACCACCGCTACCAACGCCCAGCCGACCGTCACTGCCGCGCTGCAGTGGCAACACCGCTTCAGCGCCTGCCTCGCCCATCACGCCCAGTCCCTGCCCGAGCGGGAAATAGCTCGGGCTGGCGATCACGCCGCCCTTGGCGAAGGGTGTCACCCCGGCCAACGCCGGATTGGTCGCGGCAAAAAGATTACCCACCATCCCGCCGACCAGATCGCCCAGCGGCCGAATGGCGGCCTTGAGCGCGATATCGGCAAAGCTCTTGGCGATGTCGCCGAGCAGGGATTTGAACGACTTGCCGTCGCTGAGGGCCCCGCGAAACGCATTGCTGATGGAGCGGGCAACGCCATCGGCCAGATCGCCAATGCGGTCGAGTTCGAGCGACACATCGCTCAATTCGTCACGAAAATTGTCGGCAAACAGATCATCGGCCATCGGGGAAACGCTCCATCAGATCACTGAGATCGCCACGGCTGAGCGGACCGGTCTGCGCGCCCATAATGGCGCCCCAGGCCGCTGCCAGTTCACGCGGCGTCAGCGCCCAGAAATCGCGGGCTGGCAGGCGCAGCACGCCCAGCCCAAAACCCATCGCCGCGTCCCAGGGAAAGGGCGTCATGAGCCTTCTCCAAAGGTCGCCTTAAGCAGTCGTGCAGCAATTTCGGCGGCGCCCTTGAGCCCGCCTTCAATACTCAACCGTGCCAGATCATCATCGCTGAGTTCATTGCCACCGCCGCGCAGGCCGGCGCCCAGAATGGCGGTCAGATCGGCAGCAGAAACCCGCCCGCCAGAAAAGCGCTCTGCCAGTCCCACCAGATCCCCGGCCTGCAGCCGGGTCTCCAGCTCGGCCAGCGCGCCCAGCGTCAGGCACAGTGTCAGCGTCTCGCCGCCAATGACGGCGTCAATTTCTCCGCGTTGGGTGATGGCCATGTTCGTGGTCCTTTCGGTAAATGCCTAGAGCGCCGCAAAGCTGAGCTCGCCCGCGCTTTCCAGCGCCAGGTCGAACGTCACCTCGCCGGCATGGTCGCCGGAGAATTCCAGCGCCACGATCTGGAACGGCCCGGTGACGGTGCCGAAATCGGGGATGATCAACTGCCAGTCGCGCAGCGTGCCGGCAAAGAACAGGGCGCGGATCTGCGCGTCTGAAGCGCCATCCTTGAATACCCCGGCACCCGACACCGAGGCGCGTTTCACCCCACCGCCAGCCAGCAATTCACGCCAGCGCCCGGCGCTTTCCTGATCGGTGGTGTCGACGGCCGCAGCATTGAACGCCAGCGCCCGCGTGCGCAGCCCCGCCACGGTGAGAAAACTGCCCGACCCGGTCTGGTCGAGCTTGAGCAGCATGTTGCTGCCGCTTTGAGCGGCCATGAGATTTGCCTTTCAAGAATTGCC
The DNA window shown above is from Devosia litorisediminis and carries:
- a CDS encoding NlpC/P60 family protein, translating into MNPDAVVTAARAFLGTPYRHQAATIGAGCDCLGLLRGVWRALYGSEPMAVPPYRADLRDPLNAGALRVAAEALLLVEHGTLGTGQVVLFRLAGHEPKHCGILISPTRFIHAQERLGVVEANLTEAWARRVAGRFRFPGCLAED
- a CDS encoding DUF2163 domain-containing protein, which translates into the protein MRTLDIGLAAHLAQSETTLCHCWKLTRGDGVVLGFTDHDRVLSFDGTDYTPANGLDGSEVPARLGAQVQTSEVLGVLSAEVISEDDILLGRYDGAQVQTWRVNWSDVSQRLLLRRDSIGEVVREDGVFRAELRSAQQGLNATHGRIYQSLCDARVGDARCGVTLAMPSLQGSATVTALDDPYRAVVTGLEGFAEGWFSFGTVLWSDGKRDGLSDAVVNHARLGSADVLAFSTRIGDWVAVGDTFGVTAGCDRRFSTCQAKFDNAVNFRGFPHIPGSDYVLRHPRNGDALDGRAVVP
- a CDS encoding rcc01693 family protein — translated: MTPFPWDAAMGFGLGVLRLPARDFWALTPRELAAAWGAIMGAQTGPLSRGDLSDLMERFPDGR
- a CDS encoding phage tail tape measure protein — its product is MADDLFADNFRDELSDVSLELDRIGDLADGVARSISNAFRGALSDGKSFKSLLGDIAKSFADIALKAAIRPLGDLVGGMVGNLFAATNPALAGVTPFAKGGVIASPSYFPLGQGLGVMGEAGAEAVLPLQRGSDGRLGVGSGGGGGAINVTFNVTASDARSFAASEAELSAMLLRAVKRGTRAS
- a CDS encoding gene transfer agent family protein, whose translation is MAITQRGEIDAVIGGETLTLCLTLGALAELETRLQAGDLVGLAERFSGGRVSAADLTAILGAGLRGGGNELSDDDLARLSIEGGLKGAAEIAARLLKATFGEGS
- a CDS encoding baseplate multidomain protein megatron produces the protein MATLALSLAGQAVGGLVGGPIGATIGRALGALAGSALDNALFGEKPETGGVDIRLQGSSEGGAVPRLFGWSRLAGNIIWARELELLGGENAGAKGFGGDQTQDAVGASFAVAFCEGEVHRLGRIWADGQLLDPEGLTLRFYRGTEDQLPDGLIEATQGTAPAYRGLCYLVVEQLPLNRFGNRIPQLSVELCRVVGDLEANIRAVTVIPGATEFGYDPTPRVRLAGPGETVGENTHVFPHVSDWSWSIDELTALCPNLQHVALVVAWFGDDLRCGQCSIGPRVEAAHRPMLDTDWSVAGLARGDVPVVSSHNGSAAYGGTPSDSAVLAAIADLKARGLSVTLYPLIMMDVPTDNMLPNPYGGAAQPSYPWRGRITCDPAPGQPGSPDQSAAASAQVASFAAAHRLMALHYAGLAVAAGGVDALIIGSEMVGISTVRGAGNSFPFVDALVSLASDVRAIVGPDTKLTYAADWSEYAGYQPDGEKFFHLDPLWASANIDAVGIDNYMPLADWRDGTGHADASSSDTGHDLAYLQGNIAGGEGYDWFYASTADRLSQIRTPISDGAYGEPWVWRFKDIANWWSQPHHDRPNGVRSGTPTAWVPGAKPIWLTELGCGAVDKGANQPNIFGDDKSAESGRPYLSSGLPDPLIQRQVLRAHQAHWRDGGNNPPGMLDTDRIYHWSWDARPYPAFPALSAVWSDGVNHRNGHWLTGRLGGLSSDELASAIATAHGVELQAQPALPFVSGYALTRVTTARDALEPLIAVAGQGLVNRPTGLHLGNAAHGSAALLAPDELAHGEAANLLRRRGDPAELPGRLALSFVDRERDYLTGTVTAVAQDDGPLTTQAVGFVLDGAAARLSAERLLDGQAARRETLEFALSQHQLALEPGDLVEIDGLAEGPFEIAEIRDGLMRRVTAHTLVTKTAQAVGADQPVRGGSGTAVRAVPLVTLAHLPPLPDNPGRSRLLLAGYASPWPGTLQLVDETTGASVLNLDRRGYLGTLATALEPGPRSLWDNGHSLEVLLHAGHLAAAEPLAVLAGSNRIAVQSDAGSWEVIGFAEASLIAPGRYRLAKLLRGLQGSDPGMGSAAIGQRVVVLDSRAASLPVEPGWLGETRSFRIYAGSSDLVGIEETVVVDADPALPLPPVHLRAIRGDSGDITLTWVRRSRADADGWGVAQTTLEHAPEAYRVTILDGPTLKRVIEAENAAATYASADQTADFGAPATSFSFTIAQLSPVLGAGHAAVGEFNE
- a CDS encoding DUF2460 domain-containing protein gives rise to the protein MAFHSIRFPLDVALGARGGPERRTDVVTLAGGGEQRNGRWHYSRRRYNAGYGVKSRADMAAVLAFFEERRGRLHGFLWHDGLDFSSAGTMPGPLDQAIGTGDGAQTGFALTKRYGADFDPYLRPITRPVSGSVRVALDGAEQLSGWTVDLTTGLVSFDMAPGLGVAVTAGFLFDVPVRFDTDRLDVELTSFDGAEVPSIPLVEILP
- a CDS encoding phage major tail protein, TP901-1 family — encoded protein: MAAQSGSNMLLKLDQTGSGSFLTVAGLRTRALAFNAAAVDTTDQESAGRWRELLAGGGVKRASVSGAGVFKDGASDAQIRALFFAGTLRDWQLIIPDFGTVTGPFQIVALEFSGDHAGEVTFDLALESAGELSFAAL